One window of Saccharopolyspora phatthalungensis genomic DNA carries:
- a CDS encoding DMT family transporter, producing the protein MAYLLLAVAILSEVLGTISLKLSDGFSKTGPSILVAVGYVVAFTALSVVLKLGLPVGVVYAIWAGAGVALVAIIGVVFLGETITAVQVGGVALIIGGVIALELGGTH; encoded by the coding sequence GTGGCGTACCTGCTGCTGGCGGTGGCGATCCTGAGCGAAGTGCTCGGCACGATCTCGCTCAAGCTCTCCGATGGCTTCAGCAAGACCGGCCCATCGATCCTGGTCGCGGTCGGCTACGTCGTGGCCTTCACCGCGCTCAGCGTCGTGCTCAAGCTCGGCCTGCCAGTTGGCGTCGTCTACGCGATCTGGGCCGGTGCCGGGGTGGCGCTGGTGGCGATCATCGGAGTGGTATTTCTCGGTGAGACGATCACCGCGGTCCAGGTCGGCGGGGTCGCGCTCATCATCGGCGGTGTCATCGCACTGGAACTGGGAGGCACGCATTGA
- a CDS encoding DUF4097 family beta strand repeat-containing protein, with protein MARTILIAAVLLLISGAALRCESGGSKGGGSGDGTGGGEQRTSQVAGIANIRLLPGSGGVTVRHAPGGGGQVEQRVQRWDGAPPPPGDQLYHRVEGKTLVLDTDCGQNCSVDFDVTLPDQVAITGELGAGSLDVTGMASVRAEVGSGSVDVRQIDGPLDVRTGSGGVRLDDLGGTVAVETSSGGIEGRNLRGGEVTAKTGSGQIELGLLAPGSVQADSGSGGIELVVPQNTYRVEVETGVGESRIDVPQDPSSPRRLRLSTGVGSIEVRAG; from the coding sequence ATGGCTCGAACGATACTCATCGCGGCCGTGCTGCTACTGATCAGTGGCGCGGCGCTGCGCTGCGAGTCAGGTGGGTCGAAGGGCGGCGGTTCCGGAGACGGGACGGGCGGCGGCGAACAGCGCACGAGCCAGGTTGCCGGGATCGCCAACATCAGGCTGCTTCCCGGCAGCGGCGGTGTGACGGTCCGCCACGCGCCGGGCGGTGGCGGCCAGGTGGAGCAGCGCGTGCAGCGCTGGGACGGGGCGCCGCCGCCGCCCGGCGACCAGCTGTACCACCGGGTTGAGGGCAAAACCCTCGTGCTGGACACCGATTGCGGCCAGAACTGCAGCGTCGACTTCGACGTCACGCTGCCGGATCAGGTCGCGATCACCGGTGAGCTCGGGGCCGGCTCCCTCGACGTGACCGGCATGGCGTCGGTCCGGGCGGAGGTTGGATCCGGCTCGGTTGACGTGCGTCAGATTGACGGGCCGCTCGACGTGCGCACCGGCTCCGGAGGCGTGCGGCTCGACGACCTCGGCGGCACGGTGGCCGTCGAAACCAGCAGCGGCGGCATCGAGGGGCGCAACCTCCGCGGCGGTGAAGTCACAGCGAAGACCGGCTCCGGGCAAATCGAGCTGGGTTTGCTCGCTCCCGGATCGGTCCAGGCGGACTCCGGCAGCGGCGGCATCGAGCTAGTGGTCCCGCAGAACACCTATCGGGTCGAAGTCGAGACCGGCGTCGGCGAGTCGCGAATCGACGTGCCGCAGGACCCGAGCTCGCCGCGCCGACTCAGGCTTTCCACTGGCGTCGGGAGCATCGAGGTCCGCGCGGGCTGA
- a CDS encoding DUF1707 SHOCT-like domain-containing protein, producing MTESDSGSMRASDADREAIAQRLRAGLDEGRLSIVEYDERLRQAYASTTFSQLEPLVADLPEPVPAKPSAETVKRERDKRKVVKEWRDWASVTFILVAIWGVTSIASGGPLFFWPMFPMGIWAAVNLASMISGGGGHKKCKESDSDH from the coding sequence ATGACCGAATCGGACAGTGGATCGATGCGTGCGTCGGACGCGGACCGGGAGGCGATCGCGCAGCGGCTGCGGGCGGGGCTCGACGAAGGACGGCTCAGCATCGTCGAGTACGACGAGCGCCTGCGGCAGGCATACGCATCGACGACGTTCAGTCAGCTGGAGCCGTTGGTCGCCGATCTGCCGGAGCCGGTGCCCGCGAAGCCGTCGGCGGAGACCGTCAAGCGCGAGCGCGATAAGCGCAAGGTGGTCAAGGAATGGCGGGACTGGGCGAGCGTCACCTTCATCCTGGTCGCGATCTGGGGTGTGACCTCGATCGCCTCCGGTGGGCCGCTCTTCTTCTGGCCGATGTTCCCGATGGGCATCTGGGCGGCGGTCAACCTCGCCTCGATGATCTCCGGTGGCGGCGGCCACAAGAAGTGCAAGGAATCCGATTCGGATCACTAG
- a CDS encoding TetR/AcrR family transcriptional regulator, with amino-acid sequence MIAAHHRFDDAETDGRRAKGERRRRAIIDATLRVVARDGVGAVSHRNIAREAEVPPASIAYYFAGIDDLLVATLLESCETLISEMNRLRERVQEKREWPRAVAELLAGMVREHRERTIGEYELYLLASRRPALRSAARRWIEVAASYITDGQGGDQPVTRALFAAIDGLLIQALIADEPPTADDFEPTLRFLMQPVEYLRGSGAVD; translated from the coding sequence TTGATCGCTGCGCACCACAGATTCGATGACGCGGAGACCGACGGCCGCCGGGCCAAGGGCGAACGCCGCCGCCGCGCGATCATCGACGCGACGCTGCGGGTCGTGGCCCGCGACGGCGTGGGTGCGGTCAGCCACCGCAACATCGCCCGCGAGGCCGAGGTGCCGCCGGCGTCGATCGCCTACTACTTCGCGGGCATCGACGACCTGCTGGTGGCCACGCTGCTGGAGAGCTGCGAGACGCTGATCTCCGAGATGAACCGGTTGCGCGAGCGGGTCCAGGAGAAACGCGAATGGCCCCGGGCCGTCGCCGAGCTGCTGGCCGGAATGGTGCGCGAACACCGCGAACGCACCATCGGCGAGTACGAGCTGTACCTGCTGGCGTCCCGGCGCCCCGCGCTGCGGTCGGCCGCCCGCCGCTGGATCGAGGTCGCCGCCAGCTACATCACCGATGGCCAGGGCGGCGACCAGCCGGTGACTCGCGCGCTGTTCGCGGCGATCGACGGGCTGCTCATCCAGGCCCTCATCGCCGACGAGCCGCCCACCGCCGACGACTTCGAACCGACATTGCGCTTCCTCATGCAGCCGGTGGAGTACCTGCGGGGCAGCGGCGCTGTCGACTGA
- a CDS encoding O-acetyl-ADP-ribose deacetylase → MRVVLIQGDITEQDVDAVVNAANSSLLGGGGVDGAIHRRGGPAILQECRLIRAGAYPDGLPTGQAVATTAGKLPARWVIHTVGPTYAAAEDRSALLASCFRESLWIADELGAKVVAFPAISTGIYRYPLDEAARIAMRTVRETPTDVDEVRFVLFDAKSLAAFEAAYDDVFG, encoded by the coding sequence ATGCGGGTCGTGCTGATCCAGGGCGACATCACCGAGCAGGATGTCGACGCCGTCGTGAACGCGGCGAACTCCTCGCTGCTGGGTGGAGGCGGCGTCGACGGCGCGATCCATCGGCGCGGCGGACCGGCGATCCTCCAGGAATGCCGGCTGATCCGGGCCGGCGCGTACCCCGACGGGCTGCCGACCGGGCAGGCGGTGGCGACCACCGCCGGTAAACTCCCGGCCCGCTGGGTGATCCACACCGTCGGGCCCACCTACGCCGCCGCCGAGGACCGGTCCGCGCTGCTGGCGTCCTGCTTCCGGGAATCCCTGTGGATCGCCGACGAACTCGGCGCGAAGGTGGTCGCTTTCCCCGCGATCTCTACCGGCATCTACCGGTACCCGCTCGACGAGGCGGCGCGGATCGCCATGCGCACCGTGCGCGAAACCCCGACCGATGTCGACGAGGTGCGTTTCGTGCTCTTCGACGCGAAGTCCCTCGCCGCCTTCGAAGCCGCCTACGACGACGTCTTCGGATAG